From a region of the Fischerella sp. JS2 genome:
- a CDS encoding polyphosphate kinase 2 family protein, with the protein MTYADFLTRLNPKAMIVPSGAKIKMKDFDPDYTGNFQKSEAQELLQIGVKELAKYQDILYAQDTYALLIILQALDAAGKDGTIKHVMSGINPQGCQVFSFKAPSAEELDHDYLWRSFKALPERGRIGIFNRSYYEEVLVVRVHPELLAKQKLPPQTKDKHIWQQRFEEINNFEKYLVNNGIIVLKFFLNLSKEEQKKRFLKRIDLPEKNWKFSSSDVKERQFWDEYMQAYEDVFNHTSTEWAPWHIIPADHKWFTRIAVGYFIYQKLKSLNLAYPKVSEEHYAQLLKAKEILETEEG; encoded by the coding sequence ATGACTTACGCAGACTTTCTGACTCGCTTGAATCCTAAAGCTATGATTGTTCCATCTGGAGCAAAGATCAAGATGAAAGACTTTGATCCAGACTATACGGGCAATTTTCAAAAAAGTGAAGCCCAAGAGTTATTACAAATCGGGGTCAAGGAGTTAGCGAAGTATCAGGATATACTTTATGCCCAAGATACCTATGCTTTGCTGATCATTCTTCAGGCTTTAGATGCTGCTGGTAAGGATGGCACAATCAAACATGTCATGTCGGGGATCAATCCTCAAGGTTGCCAAGTATTTAGTTTTAAAGCTCCCTCCGCAGAGGAATTAGATCACGACTATTTGTGGCGCTCATTCAAAGCTTTACCAGAAAGAGGACGTATCGGGATCTTCAATCGTTCTTACTACGAAGAAGTGCTAGTGGTGCGTGTACATCCCGAACTCCTTGCTAAGCAAAAATTGCCTCCTCAAACAAAAGACAAACACATTTGGCAGCAACGATTTGAAGAGATAAATAACTTTGAAAAATATCTCGTTAATAACGGCATTATCGTGCTGAAATTTTTTCTCAACCTCTCAAAAGAGGAACAAAAAAAGCGCTTTTTAAAGCGAATTGATCTGCCGGAAAAGAATTGGAAATTTTCCAGCAGTGATGTCAAAGAACGGCAATTTTGGGATGAATACATGCAGGCATACGAAGATGTCTTCAATCATACCAGTACAGAATGGGCGCCTTGGCATATTATCCCAGCAGATCATAAATGGTTTACCCGCATTGCTGTAGGCTACTTTATCTACCAAAAATTAAAATCCCTGAACTTGGCATATCCCAAAGTTAGTGAAGAACATTATGCACAATTGTTAAAAGCAAAGGAAATCCTCGAAACAGAGGAAGGCTAA
- the pgm gene encoding phosphoglucomutase (alpha-D-glucose-1,6-bisphosphate-dependent) has protein sequence MQTTAAEQINPLAGKPAPADILINVEQLLDQYYTVHPDPDNPLQRVSFGTSGHRGSSVNGTFNEDHILAVSQAVVEYRQSQGINGPLYMGMDTHALSAPAQKSALEVLAANNIEVHIAAGEGYAQYTPTPAVSHAILCYNKGRTSGLADGIIITPSHNPPSDGGFKYNPPSGGPAEPEITKWIQTRANELMANQNRDVKRIPYESAIKAATTHYFDFITPYVNDLENIIDIEVIKSSGIRIGVDPLGGSNIAYWQPIAERYGLNITVVNNTVDPTFRFMSVDWDGKIRMDCSSPYAMASLVKIKNDYDIAFGNDTDSDRHGIVTPSVGLMNPNHFLSVAIWYLFTNRSGWSATSAIGKTLVSSSMIDRVGTDIRRRVCEVPVGFKWFVDGLLDGSFGFGGEESAGASFLRQDGTVWTTDKDGIILDLLAAEITARTGKDPGLHYQDLTAKLGKPFYKRIDSPASPEQKARLGKLAPEDVKASTLAGDPITAKLTNAPGNNAPIGGLKVTTENGWFAARPSGTENVCKVYAESFKSEAHLEEILQEATQIVANVV, from the coding sequence ATGCAGACAACAGCAGCAGAACAAATCAATCCCTTGGCTGGCAAACCTGCTCCAGCCGATATTTTGATTAATGTCGAACAGCTTTTGGATCAGTACTACACGGTTCATCCTGATCCTGATAATCCACTACAACGCGTTAGTTTTGGTACATCAGGTCATCGTGGTTCTTCTGTCAATGGTACATTCAATGAAGACCATATTTTAGCCGTATCTCAGGCGGTTGTGGAGTATCGCCAAAGTCAGGGTATTAATGGGCCGCTGTACATGGGTATGGATACACATGCACTCTCGGCTCCTGCCCAAAAGTCTGCGTTAGAAGTGCTAGCAGCTAATAATATAGAAGTTCACATTGCTGCGGGCGAAGGTTACGCACAATACACGCCTACACCAGCAGTATCTCATGCCATTCTTTGCTATAACAAAGGTAGAACTAGTGGATTAGCAGATGGGATCATTATTACCCCATCCCATAACCCACCCAGTGATGGTGGTTTTAAATATAACCCACCTTCTGGTGGCCCGGCGGAGCCAGAGATTACTAAATGGATTCAAACTCGCGCCAATGAGTTAATGGCAAATCAAAACCGGGATGTGAAGCGCATTCCCTATGAATCTGCTATCAAGGCAGCCACGACTCACTATTTTGACTTTATTACTCCCTATGTCAACGATTTAGAAAACATTATCGACATTGAGGTCATCAAATCCTCTGGTATCCGTATTGGCGTTGATCCCTTAGGTGGCTCGAATATTGCCTACTGGCAGCCGATCGCTGAACGCTATGGTTTAAATATCACCGTAGTTAACAACACTGTTGATCCGACTTTCCGCTTCATGAGCGTAGATTGGGACGGCAAGATCCGCATGGACTGTTCATCACCGTACGCTATGGCCAGCTTAGTCAAGATTAAGAATGACTACGATATCGCCTTTGGCAATGACACAGACTCTGATCGCCACGGAATCGTCACCCCCAGCGTCGGCTTAATGAACCCCAACCACTTCCTGTCTGTAGCAATTTGGTATTTATTTACTAATCGTAGTGGCTGGTCGGCAACAAGTGCGATCGGCAAAACTTTGGTCAGTAGTAGCATGATTGACCGAGTTGGTACAGACATCAGGCGGCGGGTATGTGAAGTACCTGTCGGCTTTAAGTGGTTTGTAGACGGTTTGCTTGATGGTTCCTTTGGCTTTGGCGGTGAAGAAAGTGCTGGTGCTTCTTTCTTGCGTCAGGATGGAACTGTCTGGACAACCGATAAAGATGGTATAATATTAGACTTATTAGCAGCAGAAATTACGGCGCGTACAGGTAAAGACCCTGGCTTGCACTATCAAGACTTAACTGCGAAACTGGGCAAACCATTCTACAAGCGGATCGATTCTCCCGCTTCACCAGAACAAAAAGCGCGTCTAGGCAAACTCGCACCGGAAGATGTGAAAGCATCTACTCTTGCTGGCGATCCCATTACTGCCAAATTAACCAACGCTCCTGGTAACAATGCGCCAATTGGTGGATTGAAGGTCACGACTGAAAATGGCTGGTTTGCTGCTCGTCCCTCTGGTACAGAGAATGTATGCAAGGTTTATGCTGAAAGCTTTAAGAGCGAAGCTCATCTAGAGGAGATTTTGCAAGAAGCAACACAAATTGTTGCTAATGTCGTTTAG